A DNA window from Actinokineospora baliensis contains the following coding sequences:
- a CDS encoding glycohydrolase toxin TNT-related protein (This protein contains a domain related to Tuberculosis Necrotizing Toxin, which is the C-terminal effector domain of outer membrane channel protein CpnT, and which has a lethal NAD+-glycohydrolase activity.), producing MALPTQLNPTEQDALVKQIGLALLRGAPQRWASIVVEYRALGRYMETVGKVTVQDHEGAEELPVSPDITMLFSRLRAGMYREARGTWFNARYQLDQPSAYNLEYDRDEPKWLQPPPPPAFADDLRIFPRDEENVPEWLVRRLAALKPPFRVARIFDGQGPAGRPLVNRPQVDDTEREALLRYLDEAPFALPPRGLDTDHMDDEGRQSVPVAFHTDGDWIWPAAVNYYLRAHGVAPEPELVDHIRRAEFTLPEVEEHVRANAAAFLNRGRPPRPMPVNGSAPVAAPVEAEAPRLPDPRSVQAKVAAGAPAEPEIGPFGTTFDAFSPAPVNLETPPPWSRTPAEDWTPADADKPESPWAPKDEDTADEPRNGHSHADATEPAPWERAPEDNPLDVDAPEDTAKGLQPVADPAADEDATAPWQPQAEDSAEPAGPPWQRAAEVERAEPVVNGAEHGTWKPVAAPVDAPWHAEQAAEQSTGQSALAAEQTPAAQASGKAPERTQAWQPEPVLDQPASAEQTPAAQWQPTEQPAADEPWNAERAANASQTPAAQRHAAQQPSAGEPWQAEQHTSADQGPAAPWQAAEQPAGVEQAPAPQWQPTAESTTNEPWHAERAADASPTSANEPWQAEQRTNAEQNPAAQWQASEQPSANEPWHAEKAAGQSANAEPAAGAHWQPADQPAASEPWHAEKAADQAKGAEQAPGSQWQPADQATEQPADQAPAAQWQPTEQPATNEPWHAERRTEQPANTDQAPGSHWQPIDQPAASEPWRATEPTNADQGPTAPWQPTEQPSAGEPWHAEKAADQAARAEQAPGSHWQPADQPAASEPWRATEQPTNADQGPAAPWQPTEQPSASEPWHAERAAEHAAGEQASGGQWQPIEQPPASGPWRADQAAEQNPAAQWQTTEPTAGERRHAERPTNQAPAARRHAAEQSSASEPRQPESDLDQPTAGEPWQAGRTPEQTQAWTPDLDEAAGTDQTPPAQRHAAEQPTASEAWHADRAPEQTQAWQPESAIEQPTGAPQTPAAQWQPTEQPTANEPWQAERALESTQAWQPESALEQPATAEQPGEPRQATRTPERTQAWRPEPDQPTGAEQPTASEPWHADRAPEQTQAWQPEPDQPSGTETRSADEPWHANQAPQQTQAWQPEPDQSTGAEPRSADEPWHANQAPDRTQAWQPEPDLDQPSGTERPSADEPSHAERAPQQTQAWQPEPDQSTGAEQAAEPVATEPWHADRAPEKADPALGQSANAEQPAAGEPWRPEVQASGTWQSVSQDQPGTAGEPEAARAAGAWQPAEQVTNGASAPWQVERDSAHAAPPWHPEATPAPSQAISGQASGTWRPVDAAGEQWQDAPLTRGQVARAEQAGVEPPGHIQPDFTPPGEASAKETKDMRTPPAAALPSQGPAADVVARVRARLTELGAAPGRYHIGTPASAAWTMEQVGEGWRVGWYDERYVAPAVFEDVADAAAFLIGKVLLDSGVAVPRDPGPSTVQASLAELEAEAPRSPDLFTPPRRPEPTAPAQAFDDDDDDFTPRRSQPRPMPRKPEPAVRRPEPVAQRPEPLPHRPEPVPPRPELVAPRPEPHRTEPTSRKPQDWPIQPRPGEPPLTLFRGKQLMELLPGTDVDRYGDATGNLTYAAGTPFERRSLVPEWVNRPYRSYRVVKPTAALTGVAIPWFDQPGGGVAYLLNQSIAELLETGHLIEADDRDL from the coding sequence GTGGCACTACCGACGCAGCTGAACCCGACCGAACAGGACGCCCTGGTCAAGCAGATCGGGCTGGCCCTGCTGAGGGGCGCTCCGCAGCGGTGGGCGTCCATCGTCGTCGAGTACCGCGCCCTCGGCCGCTACATGGAGACCGTGGGCAAGGTCACCGTCCAGGACCACGAGGGCGCCGAGGAACTGCCGGTGTCCCCGGACATCACGATGCTGTTCAGCAGGCTGCGCGCGGGCATGTACCGCGAGGCCAGGGGCACCTGGTTCAACGCGCGCTACCAACTCGACCAGCCCTCGGCCTACAACCTCGAGTACGACCGCGACGAGCCGAAGTGGCTGCAGCCGCCGCCACCGCCCGCCTTCGCCGACGACCTGCGGATCTTCCCCCGCGACGAGGAGAACGTGCCGGAGTGGCTCGTGCGCAGGCTCGCCGCGCTCAAGCCCCCGTTCCGCGTCGCGCGCATCTTCGACGGCCAAGGCCCCGCCGGACGGCCATTGGTCAACCGGCCGCAGGTGGACGACACCGAGCGCGAGGCCCTCTTGCGCTACCTCGACGAGGCGCCGTTCGCGCTGCCGCCCCGGGGTCTCGACACGGACCACATGGACGACGAAGGCCGCCAGAGCGTGCCAGTGGCGTTCCACACCGATGGCGACTGGATCTGGCCCGCGGCGGTCAACTACTACCTGCGCGCGCACGGGGTGGCCCCCGAGCCGGAACTGGTCGACCACATCCGCCGCGCGGAGTTCACGCTGCCCGAGGTCGAGGAGCACGTCAGGGCCAACGCCGCCGCCTTCCTCAACCGCGGTCGGCCGCCCAGGCCCATGCCGGTGAACGGTTCAGCACCGGTCGCCGCGCCGGTCGAAGCAGAGGCGCCCCGACTCCCGGACCCCCGCTCTGTCCAGGCGAAGGTGGCCGCGGGCGCGCCCGCGGAGCCCGAGATCGGCCCGTTCGGCACCACGTTCGACGCGTTCAGCCCGGCACCGGTGAACCTGGAGACCCCGCCGCCGTGGTCGCGCACCCCGGCCGAGGACTGGACGCCCGCTGACGCGGACAAGCCCGAGTCGCCGTGGGCGCCCAAGGACGAGGACACCGCGGACGAACCCCGCAACGGCCACTCCCACGCGGACGCGACCGAGCCAGCCCCTTGGGAGCGGGCCCCCGAGGACAACCCGCTCGACGTCGACGCACCCGAGGACACGGCCAAGGGCCTGCAGCCCGTCGCGGACCCCGCCGCGGACGAGGACGCCACCGCGCCGTGGCAGCCGCAGGCTGAGGACAGCGCCGAGCCGGCTGGGCCGCCGTGGCAGCGCGCGGCAGAGGTCGAGCGGGCTGAGCCGGTGGTCAACGGGGCCGAACACGGCACGTGGAAGCCGGTAGCGGCACCCGTGGACGCCCCTTGGCACGCCGAGCAGGCCGCTGAGCAGTCCACCGGGCAGTCCGCCCTCGCGGCTGAGCAGACCCCAGCAGCGCAGGCCAGTGGAAAGGCACCGGAGCGGACTCAGGCGTGGCAGCCAGAACCTGTCCTTGACCAGCCCGCGAGCGCTGAGCAAACCCCGGCGGCGCAGTGGCAGCCCACCGAGCAGCCCGCGGCCGACGAGCCATGGAACGCCGAGCGGGCAGCCAACGCCAGCCAGACCCCCGCAGCGCAACGGCACGCCGCCCAGCAGCCTTCGGCAGGCGAACCGTGGCAGGCCGAGCAGCACACGAGCGCTGACCAGGGCCCCGCAGCACCGTGGCAGGCGGCCGAGCAGCCCGCAGGTGTTGAGCAGGCCCCCGCGCCGCAGTGGCAGCCCACCGCGGAATCCACGACCAACGAGCCTTGGCACGCCGAGCGCGCGGCTGACGCCAGCCCCACATCGGCCAACGAGCCGTGGCAGGCCGAGCAGCGCACGAACGCCGAGCAGAACCCGGCCGCGCAGTGGCAGGCCAGCGAGCAGCCATCCGCCAACGAGCCGTGGCACGCAGAGAAGGCGGCTGGGCAGTCCGCGAATGCCGAGCCCGCCGCGGGGGCCCACTGGCAGCCCGCCGACCAACCAGCGGCCAGCGAGCCATGGCACGCGGAGAAGGCCGCCGACCAAGCCAAGGGTGCCGAGCAGGCCCCTGGATCCCAGTGGCAGCCCGCCGATCAGGCGACTGAACAGCCCGCTGACCAGGCTCCCGCAGCGCAATGGCAGCCAACCGAACAGCCAGCCACCAACGAGCCATGGCACGCCGAGCGGAGAACTGAACAGCCCGCGAACACCGACCAGGCTCCCGGATCCCACTGGCAGCCCATCGACCAGCCAGCGGCAAGCGAGCCGTGGCGGGCGACCGAGCCCACGAACGCCGACCAAGGCCCCACAGCGCCCTGGCAACCCACCGAACAGCCATCCGCTGGCGAGCCATGGCACGCAGAGAAGGCCGCCGACCAAGCGGCCCGTGCCGAGCAGGCTCCTGGATCCCACTGGCAGCCCGCCGACCAGCCAGCGGCAAGCGAGCCGTGGCGGGCAACCGAGCAGCCCACGAACGCCGACCAAGGCCCCGCAGCACCCTGGCAACCCACCGAACAACCATCCGCCAGCGAACCGTGGCACGCGGAGCGGGCGGCCGAGCACGCCGCGGGTGAGCAAGCCTCGGGGGGGCAGTGGCAGCCCATCGAGCAGCCACCGGCCAGCGGGCCGTGGCGTGCGGACCAGGCGGCCGAGCAGAACCCGGCCGCACAGTGGCAGACCACTGAACCCACGGCAGGCGAGCGACGGCACGCGGAGCGGCCCACCAACCAGGCTCCCGCAGCGCGACGGCACGCCGCCGAGCAGTCCTCGGCCAGCGAACCGCGGCAGCCGGAATCTGACCTCGACCAGCCCACGGCAGGCGAACCCTGGCAGGCGGGCCGGACGCCCGAGCAGACCCAAGCGTGGACTCCTGACCTCGACGAGGCCGCGGGCACCGACCAGACCCCTCCGGCCCAACGGCATGCCGCCGAGCAGCCCACGGCCAGCGAAGCGTGGCACGCGGACCGGGCACCGGAGCAGACCCAGGCGTGGCAGCCAGAATCTGCTATTGAGCAGCCCACGGGCGCCCCGCAGACCCCAGCCGCGCAGTGGCAGCCCACCGAACAGCCCACGGCCAACGAGCCGTGGCAGGCGGAGCGGGCACTGGAATCGACCCAAGCGTGGCAGCCGGAATCCGCTCTCGAACAGCCCGCCACCGCCGAGCAGCCAGGCGAACCGAGGCAGGCGACCCGGACACCCGAGCGGACCCAGGCGTGGCGGCCGGAACCCGACCAGCCCACGGGCGCCGAGCAGCCCACGGCCAGCGAACCGTGGCACGCAGACCGGGCACCCGAGCAGACCCAGGCATGGCAGCCGGAACCCGACCAGCCCTCCGGCACCGAGACGCGCTCGGCAGACGAACCCTGGCACGCGAACCAGGCACCCCAGCAGACCCAGGCGTGGCAGCCGGAACCCGACCAGTCCACGGGCGCCGAGCCGCGCTCGGCAGACGAACCCTGGCACGCGAACCAGGCACCCGACCGGACCCAGGCATGGCAGCCGGAACCCGACCTCGACCAGCCCTCCGGCACCGAGCGGCCCTCGGCAGACGAACCGTCGCACGCCGAGCGGGCACCCCAGCAGACCCAGGCGTGGCAGCCGGAACCCGACCAGTCCACGGGTGCCGAGCAGGCCGCTGAACCCGTGGCCACTGAGCCGTGGCACGCGGACCGGGCACCCGAGAAGGCAGACCCTGCCCTCGGCCAGTCCGCCAACGCTGAGCAGCCCGCGGCAGGCGAGCCGTGGCGGCCGGAGGTGCAGGCCAGTGGAACGTGGCAGTCGGTGAGCCAGGATCAACCCGGTACCGCTGGTGAGCCGGAGGCGGCACGTGCGGCTGGGGCCTGGCAGCCTGCCGAGCAGGTGACCAACGGGGCGAGTGCGCCCTGGCAGGTCGAGCGCGATTCGGCGCACGCGGCTCCGCCGTGGCACCCGGAGGCGACTCCTGCGCCGTCGCAGGCCATCTCGGGGCAGGCGAGCGGGACTTGGCGGCCGGTGGACGCCGCTGGCGAGCAGTGGCAGGACGCGCCGTTGACGCGGGGGCAGGTCGCGCGGGCTGAGCAGGCCGGGGTTGAGCCGCCCGGGCACATCCAGCCGGACTTCACGCCCCCCGGGGAAGCGTCGGCCAAGGAGACCAAGGACATGCGCACGCCCCCCGCGGCTGCGCTTCCGTCGCAGGGGCCCGCCGCCGACGTTGTGGCTCGGGTGCGGGCGAGGCTCACCGAGCTCGGGGCCGCTCCTGGTCGCTACCACATCGGGACGCCCGCGAGCGCCGCTTGGACCATGGAGCAGGTCGGCGAAGGCTGGCGTGTTGGCTGGTACGACGAGCGTTATGTGGCACCGGCGGTGTTCGAGGACGTCGCGGACGCCGCGGCGTTCTTGATCGGCAAGGTCTTGTTGGACTCCGGGGTGGCCGTACCGCGGGATCCCGGACCGTCGACCGTGCAGGCGTCGTTGGCCGAACTGGAGGCTGAGGCGCCGCGGTCGCCGGACCTGTTCACCCCGCCGCGACGCCCGGAACCGACTGCCCCCGCTCAGGCCTTCGACGACGATGACGACGACTTCACGCCGCGCCGTTCGCAGCCGCGTCCGATGCCGCGCAAGCCCGAGCCCGCCGTGCGTAGGCCGGAGCCCGTGGCGCAGCGGCCTGAGCCGCTCCCGCACCGCCCCGAGCCCGTACCGCCGCGGCCGGAGCTGGTGGCGCCGAGGCCGGAGCCGCACCGGACGGAACCGACCAGCCGCAAGCCCCAGGACTGGCCGATCCAGCCCCGCCCGGGCGAGCCGCCCTTGACCCTGTTCCGCGGTAAGCAGCTCATGGAGCTGCTGCCCGGTACGGATGTGGACCGCTACGGCGATGCCACCGGCAACCTCACCTACGCGGCGGGCACCCCCTTCGAGCGGCGGTCCCTCGTCCCGGAGTGGGTGAACCGCCCGTACCGCTCGTACCGCGTGGTCAAGCCGACCGCCGCGCTGACCGGCGTGGCGATCCCCTGGTTCGACCAGCCCGGCGGTGGTGTGGCCTACCTGCTCAACCAGTCCATCGCAGAGCTCCTGGAAACCGGCCACCTGATC